One genomic segment of Mytilus trossulus isolate FHL-02 chromosome 4, PNRI_Mtr1.1.1.hap1, whole genome shotgun sequence includes these proteins:
- the LOC134714124 gene encoding uncharacterized protein LOC134714124: METQCQSPDWGDTHTFPLFNFSGKTVGKGCSSVPYDKIVKLEKRMRCKTKKTNEGTTLLEELKKIQGKIEDNLKEASRLTDQIEKAVIGKKVTFSNLRTM, translated from the exons ATGGAGACACAATGTCAGTCACCAGATTGGGGTGACACCCATACATTTCCACTTTTTAACTTCTCTGGAAAGACAGTCGGAAAAGGATGCAG cTCCGTCCCCTACGATAAAATAGTTAAACTTGAAAAACGAATGCGATGTAAAACTAAGAAGACAAATGAAGGTACAACTTTATTggaggaattaaaaaaaatacaggggAAGATAGAAGATAATTTAAAGGAGGCCAGCCGCTTAACAGACCAAATAGAAAAAGCAGTGATCGGGAAAAAAGTTACATTCTCAAACTTaaggacaatgtaa